The Heyndrickxia acidicola sequence TTTGGGATCTGCTGAAGTTTTTATATTACTTATGGCTGCAATAGCCCTCCCAAGTGCATGGATGGCACTTGGCTTTCCAAAATCCCCAAAGCTGTGTCCGCCGTGACCTGTATAGGTAACATGGTATCTTTTACTCCCTGTTCCAAGATACGTAATTCTTTCCGGACTGCCAGGCTCTATGGAAATAAAGCCAGCAATATCCTTGTTATTTTCAAATAATGCCTTTACACCATTTAAATCGCCCAATCCTTCCTCTCCAACTGTTGCACCAAATAAAATATCCCCTGTTGTATGGATATCTGCTATTTCAATGGCCCGTAACAGTGTAAGAACAGAGGAGAGCCCCCTGCCGTCATCTGATATTCCTGGTGCAAATACTTTGCCCTCCTTTATTTCCGCTTTTACAGATGTCTCTTCTGGAAACACTGTATCAAGATGCGCACAAACAACCACTTTAGGCCCATTTCCACTGCCCCGGCGAATTCCAAATACGTTTCCCTGTTTGTCCACTTCCACCTCTTCAAGCCCATATTCTATTAATCTCTTTTGAAAATCCAATCCGCGCTCCCTTTCCTGAAATGTAGGAGCCGAGATTTCTGTTATGGCGATTTGCTCCAAGGTAGTATCATCGTTATCCTTTTCAAGAAAGTTAAGTCCTATTTTTACATTCGGGTCTTTCATTAATGCCTCAAAAACCGATCTTGTTCTTTCAGATATTAACTCTGCAGAATTGCCCTGTCTGCTATTTGAACTGATTCCCATTTATTTGCCTCCTAAAAATAAATGTATAATCATATATTCTTATAATTCTTGAAATTTAACAAGAAATTGCTCTTGCCCCTCTTTTCATTCATTACAAATTAAAAAACACCCCGCAGGATGCTTTGTTTCAATCTAATGGCTCTAAAAACATATCTATTCCAGCAATAATTCCTTTTAGATATGTTGCTTTTTTCGTGTAGTTTCCTTTTTCCGCTTGCTCTAGCTGAATGATATATTCCTTTCGGGCTTCAGATGCTTTTACCATCATCATTTCTAAAGCATCCATTCTCATCTGATCTCCCCCACTTACTACTTCACTATAGTCTTTGTTCATCAGATATCCTCCCTTTTTACTTAATCATTCAACAAAACAAGTTCATTTCCTCTTCCTTATTCCTGCTCATTCTAATTATTTTTTTGCCGCTCGATCTTTTTATCATAAAGCTCATATTTATACGCACTAAAAAATAAAAAACCTGCATAAATTAACAGAATGGCTAAGAGAGCGACCACTGCTAATGTTTTTATTTTTTTCAACTTACTGCCCCTCCTACGTCTGCATGGTTTAGAACGGCATTTCTCCCCTTTCATGCTTTATCTTCAGATGCTAATAGAATCTCTTTTCATTTTAACACACATCTCTTTTGCTCTGCCGCCTGTTCAACAGGCCAAGCCAGGCAAGGGATTTCTTCGTCAACTTCTTGTCCACGCCCTCCGTTAATCTTTAAATAGTTGTTTATTATCATACTGATACTTTAGTATTCTTAAAAACGTCCAACACATGAATAACGTGAACCATGAAAAGAGACTGTCTTCCATAAATTCCATTTCGTGCTTCCAAATCGTTAAAATAACGGTAAAGGAGCCAAAATTTAATGAGAGAAAAGAAATCACAATCCAAAGACGGATGTGTTCAAAAAAGAATTTTAATGCCTTGTCCGTAAATTTTTCCATTCGTTAACTTCTCCAATTGTATAGTATGTAATCCGCTTTTACAGAAGGAGACCCGCTCCTTTCCCACAAATAACCATGAGCCTAAAACAATAGTATCCATAATTTTCTTTTTGTTAATTCGACAATTACAGTCAATTTCCTGCGAATCCACATTAATTTGTATATAAAAATAAGTAAAAAATGCAAAAAAACACAGCTTCTGATTCCAATTTTGCTTTGGAAAAAACAGCTGTGTTTTTAATCGTTTTTAAGATAATATTCGTTGTCACCAACGTTTAATGATGAAAACCATTATCGTGCTTGGTCTGATGCGGCAAAGATCCCTCTACCGAATCCAAATATTCAATGGCTTGTTTGAGATTCATTAAAAATAAGTGTGCAAGATCCGTGGAAAAGCCATTCCGAACCACTATCCGCATAACCGTAACTTCTTCCATACCCGGCGGCAGCGGATACGCAGGCACTTGCCAGCCATAGGTGCGCAATTGGCGGGATAAATCATAGAGATTCCAATTTGGTGTGTCCCCTTCTTTCAGCTTCCAAGCAAACACGGGAATATCAGAACCATTTGTAAGAATTTCAAAATGCCCCATCTCTTGAATTTCCTTGCTTAGAAAATTTGCTATCAACTGACAAGTTTTTTGCACCTCATAGTACCCATCTTTACCTAATCGTAAAAAATTGTAATATTGCAGGAGTACTTGTGCCCCTGAGCGGGAGAAATTCAAAGCAAAGGTGGGCATGTTCCCCCCTAGATAGGATACTCTGAAGATAAGATCATCAGGAAGGTCTTCCGCTTCTCTCCAAATTACCCATCCGAGTCCTGGGCAGACTAATCCATATTTATGCCCTGATACATTAATGGACTTTACTCTCGGTATTTGAAAATCCCACACAAGATCCGGCTGGAGAAAAGGTGCAATGAATCCTCCCGAAGCAGCATCCACATGGATTGGGATATCTATGCCAGTACGCTCCTGATAATCATCTAAAGCTTTCGCAATTGCCTCTACCGGTTCATAAACCCCTGTGTAGGTCACACCAAGAATGGGCACCACACCAATTGTATTTTCATCTACAGCACTAAGAACCCCTTCAGGATCCAAGTAAGGATGCTCAGGACTAACATCAACATATCGAGGTTCCACTTCCCAATAGTTTGCAAACTTCTCCCAAACAACTTGAACAGCAGAACTAAAGACAATATTAGGTTTATCAATCGGCTTTCCTTGGCTCTTGCGTGCTTTTTGCCACCGGCGTTTTAATGCAAGCCCTCCAAGCATACACGCTTCGGAAGATCCAGTCGTCGATACGCCCAGTGTCGTATGCGGCTGAGGTGAATGCCAAAGATCTGCTAAAATCCGCACACAGCGTTCCTCAATTGCGGCTGTCTGCGGATATTCATCCTTGTCAATCATGTTTTTGTCATAAGCATCTTTATATAGGCGCTCAGCCGCAGGCTCCATCCAGGTCGTAACAAAAGTAGCAAGATTCAGACGGGCATTTCCATCTAAAGAAATTTCATCGCGAACTATTTGATATGCCGTTTCGGGCAGCATCCCTTGATTGTGCATTTTAAAACGAGAAATGGCCTGTTCTCCTTGGCGGGAAAACAGCGGATTTACAGAAAATTCGTGAGGCAGCTCTAATTGCGAGCGATGCG is a genomic window containing:
- a CDS encoding glutamate decarboxylase; amino-acid sequence: MPQWHPHRSQLELPHEFSVNPLFSRQGEQAISRFKMHNQGMLPETAYQIVRDEISLDGNARLNLATFVTTWMEPAAERLYKDAYDKNMIDKDEYPQTAAIEERCVRILADLWHSPQPHTTLGVSTTGSSEACMLGGLALKRRWQKARKSQGKPIDKPNIVFSSAVQVVWEKFANYWEVEPRYVDVSPEHPYLDPEGVLSAVDENTIGVVPILGVTYTGVYEPVEAIAKALDDYQERTGIDIPIHVDAASGGFIAPFLQPDLVWDFQIPRVKSINVSGHKYGLVCPGLGWVIWREAEDLPDDLIFRVSYLGGNMPTFALNFSRSGAQVLLQYYNFLRLGKDGYYEVQKTCQLIANFLSKEIQEMGHFEILTNGSDIPVFAWKLKEGDTPNWNLYDLSRQLRTYGWQVPAYPLPPGMEEVTVMRIVVRNGFSTDLAHLFLMNLKQAIEYLDSVEGSLPHQTKHDNGFHH
- a CDS encoding M20/M25/M40 family metallo-hydrolase encodes the protein MGISSNSRQGNSAELISERTRSVFEALMKDPNVKIGLNFLEKDNDDTTLEQIAITEISAPTFQERERGLDFQKRLIEYGLEEVEVDKQGNVFGIRRGSGNGPKVVVCAHLDTVFPEETSVKAEIKEGKVFAPGISDDGRGLSSVLTLLRAIEIADIHTTGDILFGATVGEEGLGDLNGVKALFENNKDIAGFISIEPGSPERITYLGTGSKRYHVTYTGHGGHSFGDFGKPSAIHALGRAIAAISNIKTSADPKTTFNVGTIGGGTSVNTISAHAEMLIDMRSVSTDSLIQLEEKVKDILKKSANDENKRWETNEIQVHIKQVGDRPAGSQPKDSVIVQAALASSEVLGFEPALEEPSSTDANVPISLGIPAVTLGGGGEFGGCHTLGEYYDPKDAFYGVQRIFLTLLSLVGIENVCQPLLKNI